A stretch of the Nothobranchius furzeri strain GRZ-AD chromosome 5, NfurGRZ-RIMD1, whole genome shotgun sequence genome encodes the following:
- the kank2 gene encoding KN motif and ankyrin repeat domain-containing protein 2: MAQVLHMDPGFPGKLNPPVPPCLHTKEQEAPYSVETPYGYRLDLDFLKYVNDIEKGNTIKKVPIQRRPRYGSLPRGYGYAGSWWTSTESLCSNASMDSRHSSYSYCAPGYHTSQRPSFSTARVEKTLLDARRKLEEEKEGRRFSNLGSMHNSISGSNTSISSAHSFNRAQGGGGSFTPLSSGLSTPVTPTPAHLQHVREQMAAALRKIKELEEQVKTIPVLQVKISVLQEEKRQLSVQLKSQKFLGHTLGFSRGRSRGELYIDIPEEEVNAAAKSISKTSDPVSPTTAEASKQDSGCEIEDTVIVGGARPDARKEVRTVGVGPENSRGSRDVGVWVREQDLGLLSESETLKDQVGQLEGKLKRTVQELEAAQRQVAAVQKAPQAEHPVMATSMGWQEPQGSSLHTLVSFTQQPHQREQRTVGIQVYTLEKPTVVEVGTLLRAETCSAPSPQPAGGAVERHHSGQAEGLSSAEGPVEGPIAVTSKQVRDILKSGLSTSVPVVNPAVVVASGDQIGLVHPKEETQAGNENDQEVPSEAASSPQSSLRSIMKRKAEGEPGSPSTKKNLQFIGVNGGYETTSSDDSSSESSDEGSDSSEYHEAREKLPEPTTQHQLTVLTKASQPQDESVPQQPAATVPDLQPDPSAAVDTRLSDKAPPVPATEKWASQPSVSTSSPPDPASKETVEQLSEKHNQEIPSATGLTSITPPVTCSSSASVSKTSDSTKPEASSSSSSQPESEPAAESAPPKQVRLELSESFLSALDTLQKALGEPNAFSQQGARAAYTTVLQEWLRVSCHKAANTAVVKAYMDTFASMSPQLLQFVINMADGNGNTALHYTVSHSNFPVVKLLLDTALCNADKQNKAGYTAIMLTALAAFNSDSDLQTVLQLLRAGDVNARASQAGQTALMLAVSHGRGDMVRALLSCGAQVNIRDDDGSTALMCACEHGHVDIVRQLLSVPGCDATLTDNDGSTALSIALEASQNDIAVLLYAHLNFAKPPSPVSPKSPLLGSSPPSGELK, from the exons ATGGCTCAGGTGCTGCACATGGACCCCGGTTTCCCAG GGAAACTCAACCCGCCTGTTCCTCCATGCTTACACACCAAAGAGCAGGAGGCGCCCTACTCAGTGGAGACCCCCTATGGCTACCGTCTGGACCTGGACTTCCTCAAATATGTCAACGACATAGAAAAGGGGAACACCATCAAGAAGGTGCCGATCCAGCGCCGGCCCCGCTATGGCTCTCTCCCCCGTGGCTACGGCTATGCCGGCTCCTGGTGGACCTCCACAGAGTCTCTGTGCTCTAACGCCAGCATGGACAGCCGGCATTCCTCGTACTCCTACTGCGCCCCTGGCTACCACACGTCACAGAGGCCCAGCTTTAGCACTGCTCGGGTGGAGAAGACCCTTTTAGATGCTCGCaggaagctggaggaggagaaaGAGGGGCGGAGATTCTCCAACCTGGGCAGTATGCACAACAGCATATCTGGCTCCAACACCTCCATCAGCAGTGCACACAGTTTCAACCGGGCCCAGGGTGGAGGTGGGTCCTTTACACCACTGAGCTCTGGCCTGTCCACACCAGTAACTCCAACCCCGGCTCACTTGCAACATGTCAGAGAGCAGATGGCTGCAGCCCTGAGGAAGATAAAGGAGCTAGAAGAGCAGGTGAAGACCATACCAGTGCTGCAGGTTAAAATCTCTGTGCTGCAGGAGGAGAAAAGGCAGCTGAGTGTTCAGCTGAAGAGCCAGAAGTTTCTAGGCCACACTCTGGGTTTTAGCAGAGGTCGCTCCCGTGGGGAGCTCTACATCGACATTCCTGAAGAGGAGGTGAACGCTGCAGCTAAAAGCATCAGCAAGACATCAGACCCCGTGTCTCCAACCACAGCTGAAGCCTCTAAGCAAGACTCAGGTTGTGAAATTGAAGACACAGTGATTGTGGGTGGAGCTCGACCAGACGCGAGGAAAGAGGTGCGAACCGTTGGAGTGGGACCGGAGAACTCGAGAGGCAGTCGTGATGTTGGGGTCTGGGTTCGAGAGCAGGACCTGGGTCTGCTGTCTGAGTCAGAGACCCTCAAGGACCAAGTGGGTCAACTCGAGGGCAAGTTGAAGAGAACAGTGCAAGAGCTGGAGGCTGCTCAGCGGCAGGTGGCTGCCGTCCAGAAGGCTCCTCAGGCAGAGCATCCAGTTATGGCAACCAGCATGGGGTGGCAGGAGCCacaaggcagcagcctgcacactCTGGTTAGCTTCACACAGCAGCCACATCAGAGGGAGCAAAGGACTGTGGGAATCCAGGTGTACACATTGGAGAAGCCCACAGTGGTGGAGGTGGGCACACTGCTCCGAGCAGAGACCTGCAGCGCTCCCTCACCTCAACCAGCAGGTGGAGCAGTGGAGCGCCACCACAGCGGGCAGGCTGAAGGCCTGAGCTCAGCAG AGGGTCCAGTTGAAGGGCCGATCGCTGTCACCTCCAAGCAGGTACGCGACATCCTGAAAAGCGGGTTGTCCACCTCTGTACCTGTCGTTAATCCTGCCGTTGTTGTAGCATCTGGTGATCAGATCGGTTTGGTTCATCCCAAAGAGGAGACACAAGCAGGCAATGAAAATGACCAAGAGGTCCCCTCTGAAGCAG CCTCGTCTCCTCAGTCATCTCTGAGATCGATCATGAAGCGTAAAGCGGAAGGCGAACCCGGCTCCCCGTCTACCAAGAAGAACCTGCAGTTCATTGGAGTCAATGGAGG CTATGAGACCACTTCGTCGGATGATAGCAGCAGTGAGAGCTCAGATGAAGGCAGCGACTCCAGTGAATACCATGAAGCCAGAGAAAAACTACCAGAACCGACCACCCAGCACCAGCTCACAGTCCTCACCAAGGCCTCCCAGCCTCAAGACGAAAGTGTACCTCAACAACCAGCAGCCACAGTTCCAGATTTACAGCCCGACCCCTCCGCTGCCGTAGACACAAGACTGTCAGACAAAGCTCCTCCGGTACCAGCAACAGAAAAGTGGGCCTCACAGCCATCAGTTTCCACCTCATCTCCACCAGATCCTGCCTCTAAAGAGACTGTGGAACAGTTATCAGAGAAGCACAACCAGGAAATCCCCTCCGCTACTGGTCTGACCTCCATTACACCTCCAGTTACCTGCTCTTCATCTGCATCTGTCTCTAAAACCTCAGACAGTACCAAGCCAGaagcctcctcctcttcctccagtcAGCCAGAGTCTGAACCAGCAGCAGAGTCTGCGCCTCCCAAACAAGTCAG ACTGGAGCTGAGTGAAAGCTTCCTGTCAGCTCTGGACACCCTGCAGAAAGCCCTGGGAGAACCCAACGCCTTCAGCCAACAAGGAGCC AGGGCAGCCTACACCACCGTGCTGCAGGAGTGGCTGCGTGTGTCCTGTCACAAAGCAGCCAACACAGCTGTTGTCAAGGCCTACATGGACACCTTCGCTTCCATGTCCCCCCAGCTGTTGCAGTTTGTGATCAACATGGCGGACGGCAATGGGAACACGGCCCTTCACTACACCGTTTCCCACTCCAACTTCCCTGTTGTGAAACTTCTCCTGGACACCG CTCTTTGTAACGCTGACAAGCAGAACAAGGCGGGTTACACAGCCATCATGCTGACGGCTCTGGCCGCCTTCAACTCTGACAGTGACCTCCAAACTGTCCTGCAGCTGCTGCGCGCCGGGGACGTCAACGCCAGGGCCAGTCAG GCCGGGCAGACAGCTCTGATGCTTGCGGTGAGTCACGGCCGGGGGGACATGGTTCGGGCGCTGCTGTCCTGCGGAGCTCAGGTCAACATCCGAGACGACGACGGCTCCACGGCGCTCATGTGCGCCTGCGAGCACGGTCACGTGGATATTGTCCGTCAGCTCCTTTCTGTCCCAGGGTGTGATGCAACTCTCACTGATAAC GACGGCAGCACGGCTCTGTCCATCGCCCTGGAGGCGAGCCAGAACGACATCGCTGTACTTCTGTATGCACACCTCAACTTCGCCAAGCCTCCTTCTCCC GTTTCTCCTAAGTCTCCTCTCCTGGGCTCGTCTCCTCCTTCTGGGGAACTCAAATAA